One window of Stenotrophomonas indicatrix genomic DNA carries:
- the miaB gene encoding tRNA (N6-isopentenyl adenosine(37)-C2)-methylthiotransferase MiaB produces the protein MTGTPDVFPPAAQGGTPLVALPSGPRKPDQVKGKLYIKTHGCQMNEYDSAKMADVLAASDGLELTDRPEDADVILVNTCSIREKAQEKVFSQLGVWKSLKNQGREVIIGVGGCVASQEGEAIIKRAPFVDLVFGPQTLHRLPELIRARREQQRPQVDISFPEIEKFDRMPEPRADGASAFVSIMEGCSKYCSFCVVPYTRGTEVSRPFEDVVVEVAQLAAQGVREINLLGQNVNAYRGPYGDSEFADLGLLIRTIAEIDGVGRIRFTTSHPLEFSDSLIDAFRDVPQLANFLHLPVQAGSDRVLSAMKRGYTALEFKSKIRKLRAVRPDISISSDFIVGFPGETDADFEKTMKLIEDIGFDHSFSFIYSRRPGTPAADLEDTISDAEKHARLSRLQERINAHAASISEKMVGSVQTVLVEGPSRKNPNELTGKTENMRSVNFPAHPRLIGQFVDVVITEALTNSLRGRVVAAD, from the coding sequence ATGACCGGGACGCCAGACGTCTTTCCGCCCGCCGCCCAGGGCGGCACTCCGCTCGTTGCCCTGCCCTCTGGTCCGCGCAAGCCCGACCAGGTGAAAGGCAAGCTGTACATCAAGACCCACGGTTGCCAGATGAATGAGTACGACTCGGCCAAGATGGCCGACGTGCTCGCCGCCAGCGATGGCCTGGAACTGACCGACCGCCCGGAAGACGCCGACGTCATCCTGGTCAACACCTGCTCGATCCGCGAAAAGGCGCAGGAAAAGGTGTTCAGCCAGCTGGGCGTCTGGAAGAGCCTGAAGAACCAGGGCCGCGAGGTCATCATCGGCGTCGGCGGCTGCGTCGCGTCGCAGGAAGGCGAGGCGATCATCAAGCGTGCGCCGTTCGTCGACCTGGTGTTCGGCCCGCAGACACTGCATCGCCTGCCGGAGCTGATCCGCGCCCGTCGCGAACAGCAGCGCCCGCAGGTGGACATCAGCTTCCCGGAAATCGAGAAGTTCGATCGCATGCCCGAACCGCGTGCCGATGGCGCGTCGGCGTTCGTGTCGATCATGGAAGGCTGCTCCAAGTACTGCTCGTTCTGCGTGGTGCCCTACACGCGCGGTACCGAAGTCAGCCGCCCGTTCGAGGACGTGGTGGTGGAAGTGGCGCAGCTCGCTGCGCAGGGCGTGCGCGAAATCAACCTGCTCGGCCAGAACGTCAACGCCTACCGCGGTCCCTATGGCGACAGCGAGTTCGCCGACCTCGGCCTGCTGATCCGCACCATCGCCGAGATCGATGGTGTCGGTCGCATCCGCTTCACCACCTCGCACCCGTTGGAGTTCAGCGATTCGCTGATCGATGCGTTCCGCGATGTACCGCAGTTGGCCAACTTCCTGCACCTGCCGGTGCAGGCGGGCAGCGACCGCGTGCTGTCGGCGATGAAGCGTGGCTACACCGCACTGGAATTCAAGTCGAAGATCCGCAAGCTGCGTGCGGTACGCCCGGACATCTCGATCAGTTCGGACTTCATCGTCGGTTTCCCCGGCGAGACCGATGCGGATTTCGAGAAGACCATGAAACTGATCGAGGACATCGGCTTCGACCACAGCTTCTCCTTCATCTATTCGCGTCGCCCGGGCACCCCGGCCGCGGACCTGGAAGACACGATCAGCGATGCGGAAAAGCATGCACGCCTGTCGCGCCTGCAGGAACGCATCAACGCGCACGCCGCAAGCATCTCCGAAAAGATGGTCGGCAGCGTACAGACCGTGCTGGTGGAAGGACCTTCACGCAAGAACCCGAACGAACTGACCGGCAAGACCGAGAACATGCGTTCGGTGAACTTCCCGGCGCACCCGCGCCTGATCGGCCAGTTCGTGGACGTGGTGATCACTGAAGCGTTGACCAATTCGCTGCGCGGCCGCGTGGTGGCGGCGGACTGA
- a CDS encoding glutathione S-transferase family protein, translated as MTSRQITLYHAARSRSSGAVALLEALGADYRMQVLDLKAGANLAPAYLAINPMGKVPAIVHNGALVTEQVAIYLYLADLYPEAGLAPPIGDALRGPYLRWMAFYGACFEPAMIDKAMHREPPPHAMSPYNDADTVLQVIEAQLAQGPYLLGEVMSAADVLWGNALAWTTAFGLVQPAPATAAYIERMSALTAFDRSRQIDAELIAA; from the coding sequence ATGACGTCACGCCAGATCACCCTCTACCACGCCGCCCGTTCACGCTCGAGCGGCGCGGTGGCCCTGCTTGAAGCACTGGGCGCCGATTACCGCATGCAGGTGCTGGACCTGAAGGCTGGCGCCAACCTGGCCCCGGCCTACCTGGCGATCAATCCGATGGGCAAGGTGCCGGCCATCGTGCACAACGGCGCCCTGGTGACCGAGCAGGTGGCGATCTACCTGTACCTGGCCGACCTGTACCCGGAGGCCGGGCTGGCGCCGCCGATCGGTGACGCCCTGCGCGGCCCCTATCTGCGCTGGATGGCCTTTTATGGCGCCTGCTTCGAGCCGGCAATGATCGACAAGGCCATGCACCGCGAACCGCCGCCGCATGCGATGTCGCCCTACAACGATGCCGACACGGTGCTGCAGGTGATCGAAGCACAGCTGGCGCAGGGGCCGTACCTGCTCGGCGAGGTGATGAGTGCAGCCGACGTGCTGTGGGGCAATGCATTGGCCTGGACCACTGCGTTCGGTCTGGTGCAGCCGGCACCGGCGACGGCCGCCTACATCGAACGGATGAGCGCACTGACCGCGTTTGATCGTTCGCGGCAGATCGATGCGGAACTGATCGCGGCGTAA
- a CDS encoding helix-turn-helix transcriptional regulator, with protein MRYTAHRLLRLISLLQARRHWSGAELAERMGVDRRSIRRDVERLRELGYPVQASAGVGGGYRLGAGAPVLPMLLDEEEATTLAIALRAASATVSGIDDTARGLLSKLDPLVPARRRQQAGEVHAATATLSDLPSTDARLLGRLAQHCRQAARLAFEYRSAQDAVTQREVEAQHLVNYGRRWYLLAWDLGRQDWRTLRVDRMGAVRSLPEPGLHRRTPAPPDVMVRQAVSQAPFALQAILRLAGSEAELAGRIPPWCGVLEADGADHCLLRMGAESRGMMLAQILSLDRLPVEVWTTPAELREELAQRLTGLSQVLAVPVVTV; from the coding sequence ATGCGCTATACCGCCCATCGCCTGCTTCGCCTGATCTCACTGCTGCAGGCCCGCCGCCACTGGTCCGGTGCCGAGCTGGCCGAGCGCATGGGCGTGGACCGGCGCAGCATCCGTCGCGATGTCGAGCGCCTGCGTGAGCTGGGGTATCCGGTACAGGCCTCGGCCGGTGTAGGTGGCGGCTACCGGCTGGGCGCCGGTGCGCCGGTGCTGCCGATGCTGCTGGATGAGGAGGAGGCCACCACACTGGCGATTGCCCTGCGCGCGGCGTCGGCCACGGTGTCCGGCATCGACGACACCGCACGCGGCCTGCTGTCCAAGCTCGACCCGCTGGTGCCCGCGCGTCGCCGCCAGCAGGCCGGCGAAGTACATGCCGCTACCGCAACCCTGTCCGACCTGCCGTCCACCGACGCGCGCCTGCTCGGGCGACTGGCCCAGCATTGCCGGCAGGCCGCGCGGCTGGCCTTCGAATACCGCAGCGCGCAGGACGCGGTGACGCAACGCGAAGTCGAGGCCCAGCACCTGGTCAACTACGGACGGCGCTGGTATCTGCTGGCCTGGGACCTGGGGCGGCAGGACTGGCGCACGCTGCGCGTGGACCGGATGGGCGCAGTGCGTTCGCTGCCAGAGCCTGGCCTGCATCGGCGCACTCCGGCGCCACCGGATGTGATGGTGCGCCAGGCGGTCAGCCAAGCGCCGTTCGCGCTGCAGGCCATCCTGCGCCTGGCCGGCAGTGAAGCGGAGCTGGCCGGCCGCATTCCGCCCTGGTGCGGTGTGCTCGAGGCTGACGGAGCAGACCATTGTCTGTTGCGGATGGGTGCGGAAAGCCGCGGCATGATGCTGGCGCAGATCCTCAGCCTGGACCGCCTGCCGGTGGAGGTGTGGACCACGCCGGCCGAGCTGCGCGAGGAGCTGGCCCAGCGACTGACCGGGCTCAGCCAGGTCCTGGCCGTGCCCGTCGTCACGGTCTGA